In one window of uncultured Acetobacteroides sp. DNA:
- a CDS encoding phosphatase PAP2 family protein, with protein sequence MGWLLEIDTQILYFINGLNCPFLDGVMWQLSKPLVSLPMYAYIIYLLYKGEGKNLWRPLLAIALVVLLADRISVECFKDVVCRLRPSHTPGIMENLHYYIKANGDAYHGGSYGFVSSHAANTFGVAVFIALYARRRAVTAIALSWAAVVSLSRIYLGVHFPTDIFAGGALGALIGWLCYYGYQRLAQKFGWGGVAR encoded by the coding sequence ATGGGCTGGCTTTTAGAGATCGATACGCAAATTCTTTACTTCATAAACGGGCTAAACTGCCCTTTCTTGGACGGGGTGATGTGGCAGCTCTCGAAGCCGCTGGTTTCGCTGCCGATGTACGCCTACATTATCTACCTGCTGTATAAGGGTGAGGGAAAGAACCTGTGGCGCCCGCTGCTGGCCATCGCGCTGGTTGTCCTGCTCGCTGATAGGATTTCGGTGGAGTGCTTTAAGGATGTGGTTTGCCGCCTCCGCCCAAGCCATACGCCAGGAATCATGGAAAACCTTCACTACTACATCAAGGCTAACGGCGATGCCTACCATGGCGGCTCGTACGGTTTCGTGTCGTCGCATGCGGCCAACACCTTTGGGGTGGCGGTTTTTATTGCCCTTTACGCCCGGCGCAGGGCTGTTACCGCCATTGCCCTATCGTGGGCGGCGGTGGTGTCGCTTAGCCGGATTTACCTCGGCGTTCACTTTCCTACCGATATCTTCGCCGGTGGCGCGCTCGGCGCCCTAATCGGGTGGCTGTGCTACTACGGCTACCAGCGCCTGGCGCAGAAGTTCGGCTGGGGAGGCGTTGCGCGGTAG
- a CDS encoding glycoside hydrolase family 57 protein yields MKDVCCYFQVHQPFRLKRFRFFDIGKGVGYFDDSANRSILNKVAEKCYLPANRVLLKEIKRHKGAFRVAFSISGTALEQLEQYAPSVLDSFRELVRTGCVELLAETYYHTLSSVVGTTDFEDQVGQHRQRIEALFGVSPTVFRNTELVYSDLIGARVAKMGFRAILTEGYEQVLGGRSPHALYLNPTDRSLKILLRSYKLSDDIAFRFSDRGWDGWPLTVEKYVKWLKEAAKADQVVNLFMDYETFGEHQWASTGIFSFLEQLPGAILKTKSLRFATPSEVAERGIPAGELSVPSVLSWADAERDLSAWLGNGMQDDAFEKLYSLSEKVNQLSDEAIRSQWGRLQSSDHFYYMCVKQHSDGEVHSYFNHYNSPFEAYITYMNVLSDFEMRVDRALEEQRQSRKAVAPEATSPAAQASSPTFYLG; encoded by the coding sequence ATGAAGGATGTTTGTTGCTACTTTCAGGTCCACCAGCCATTCCGCCTAAAGCGTTTCCGTTTTTTTGATATCGGGAAGGGTGTAGGCTACTTTGACGATTCTGCCAACCGAAGCATACTGAATAAGGTAGCCGAGAAGTGCTACCTGCCCGCCAACCGGGTGCTCCTGAAAGAGATTAAGCGGCATAAGGGCGCGTTTCGGGTTGCCTTTTCGATATCGGGAACCGCCCTGGAGCAGCTCGAGCAGTACGCCCCAAGCGTGCTCGACTCCTTTCGGGAGCTTGTGCGTACCGGGTGCGTCGAGCTGCTGGCGGAAACCTACTACCATACGCTCTCCTCAGTTGTGGGCACTACCGATTTCGAAGATCAGGTAGGGCAGCACCGCCAGCGAATCGAGGCGCTTTTCGGCGTTTCGCCCACTGTCTTTCGCAACACCGAGCTCGTGTATTCCGACCTCATAGGCGCCCGAGTAGCCAAGATGGGGTTTCGGGCAATTCTCACCGAAGGGTACGAGCAGGTGCTGGGCGGGCGAAGCCCCCACGCCCTTTACCTGAATCCCACCGATCGTTCGCTGAAAATTCTGCTGCGCAGCTACAAGCTAAGCGACGATATTGCCTTCCGATTTTCCGATAGGGGATGGGACGGATGGCCGCTAACCGTCGAAAAGTACGTGAAGTGGCTTAAGGAGGCCGCGAAAGCCGATCAGGTGGTTAACCTGTTTATGGACTACGAAACCTTTGGCGAGCACCAGTGGGCCTCCACCGGCATATTCAGTTTCCTGGAGCAGCTGCCAGGGGCCATCCTAAAAACCAAAAGCCTGAGGTTTGCCACCCCGTCGGAGGTGGCCGAGCGGGGAATCCCAGCCGGCGAGCTAAGCGTACCCTCCGTTCTTTCGTGGGCCGATGCCGAACGCGACCTGTCGGCCTGGTTGGGCAACGGCATGCAGGACGATGCCTTCGAGAAGCTCTACTCCCTATCCGAAAAGGTAAACCAACTATCCGACGAGGCCATACGGAGCCAGTGGGGCAGGCTGCAATCCAGCGATCACTTCTACTACATGTGCGTCAAGCAGCACTCCGATGGCGAGGTGCACAGCTACTTTAACCACTACAACTCGCCCTTCGAAGCGTACATTACCTACATGAATGTGCTCAGCGATTTCGAAATGCGGGTCGATAGAGCCCTCGAAGAGCAGCGGCAAAGCCGAAAGGCGGTGGCGCCTGAAGCAACGAGCCCTGCCGCTCAGGCAAGCTCCCCAACATTCTATCTTGGATAA